The proteins below come from a single Cupriavidus pauculus genomic window:
- a CDS encoding spore coat protein U domain-containing protein, with protein MSRRQTGLRWLLALICLCGISGAHAACTATAPSVAFGSYSPVSGNTVDVNGTITINCTGIAVSTRIRACINIGTGSAGTTVSPRIMASGTRQLQFNIYSDSYTTPWGARNTAGFAPIMVDFPVLLGNGTASVNYFARLFANQSSAVAGNYSSTFSGLSAEVTYLDYGVLVPAPDCATLSSPSTPITFTATATVANDCVITANTLDFGTSGVLRTALDANGSLSVRCTLNAPYSIALNAGTGAGATVAARRMTRSGGTQTVGYQLFRNAARTEPWGDGTNGTLTVTGTGTGTAQTVNLYGRVPAQTTPQAGTYQDTVTVTITY; from the coding sequence ATGAGCCGCCGCCAGACAGGCCTCCGGTGGCTGCTGGCGCTGATATGCCTGTGCGGCATATCCGGGGCGCACGCGGCCTGCACGGCCACCGCGCCTTCCGTTGCGTTCGGCAGCTACAGTCCCGTGTCCGGCAACACGGTCGACGTCAACGGCACCATCACCATCAACTGCACGGGCATCGCCGTGTCCACGCGAATCCGCGCCTGCATCAACATCGGCACCGGGTCGGCCGGCACAACGGTGTCGCCACGCATCATGGCCAGCGGCACGCGGCAGCTCCAGTTCAATATCTATTCGGACAGCTACACGACGCCATGGGGCGCGCGCAATACCGCCGGTTTTGCGCCGATCATGGTCGACTTCCCCGTGCTGCTCGGCAATGGCACCGCGTCGGTGAACTACTTCGCGCGCCTCTTCGCCAATCAGTCGTCGGCCGTGGCCGGCAACTATTCGTCCACGTTCAGCGGACTCAGCGCGGAAGTCACCTACCTCGACTACGGCGTGCTCGTGCCCGCGCCCGACTGCGCGACCCTCTCGAGCCCAAGCACGCCCATCACGTTCACGGCCACCGCCACGGTGGCCAACGACTGCGTGATCACCGCCAACACGCTCGACTTCGGCACGTCCGGTGTCCTTCGGACCGCCCTCGATGCCAACGGCTCGCTCTCGGTTCGCTGCACGCTCAACGCGCCCTACTCCATCGCGCTCAATGCCGGCACCGGCGCGGGTGCAACCGTCGCCGCGCGTCGCATGACGCGCAGCGGCGGCACGCAGACCGTCGGCTACCAGCTGTTCCGCAATGCCGCGCGCACCGAACCCTGGGGCGACGGCACCAATGGCACGCTGACCGTGACCGGCACGGGCACCGGCACCGCGCAGACGGTCAATCTCTATGGGCGCGTCCCCGCGCAGACGACCCCGCAGGCCGGCACGTATCAGGACACGGTCACCGTGACCATCACGTACTAG
- a CDS encoding SOS response-associated peptidase, with amino-acid sequence MCTNYAPVQRRILREIFGVEPPPDLFRAETYPDYAAPIVRQRSDGSRESVLATFGMVPRKRTPPGARRYDTTNARSETVGERPTFSRYWRQGQLCLVPATAFYEFAYPESGTPTAPGKPERWRVWVRDMEAFAVAGLWRDWPDLPDAPGMPSFTMLTVNADGHEVLSRFHRPGDEKRGVVIVPRNQWDDWLGCRNPEIARTFLRLYPSEQMAAEPAPKVQGAPIPMAD; translated from the coding sequence ATGTGCACGAACTACGCACCGGTCCAGCGCCGCATCCTGCGCGAGATCTTCGGCGTCGAACCGCCGCCGGACCTGTTTCGCGCCGAGACCTATCCCGACTATGCGGCCCCGATCGTGCGCCAGCGTTCCGACGGGTCGCGCGAGAGCGTGCTCGCCACGTTCGGCATGGTGCCGCGCAAGCGTACGCCGCCGGGCGCGCGCCGCTACGACACGACCAATGCGCGCAGCGAAACGGTCGGCGAGCGGCCCACGTTCTCGCGCTACTGGCGCCAGGGGCAGCTATGCCTCGTCCCCGCGACGGCGTTCTACGAATTTGCCTATCCGGAATCCGGCACGCCCACGGCACCGGGCAAGCCCGAGCGCTGGCGCGTGTGGGTGCGCGACATGGAAGCGTTTGCCGTGGCGGGACTGTGGCGCGACTGGCCCGATCTTCCCGACGCGCCCGGCATGCCGTCGTTCACGATGCTTACCGTGAATGCCGACGGGCATGAAGTCCTCTCGCGTTTCCATCGCCCCGGCGACGAGAAACGCGGGGTCGTGATCGTCCCGCGCAACCAGTGGGACGACTGGCTCGGTTGCCGAAATCCCGAAATCGCGCGAACCTTCCTGCGCCTGTACCCGTCCGAGCAGATGGCGGCCGAACCGGCGCCGAAGGTTCAGGGCGCGCCGATTCCGATGGCGGACTGA
- a CDS encoding calcium:proton antiporter, with product MATSNKLPGWTIGAPIAAWVAFGIGLAAPESGWIIAIMAIALAGAVFSAVHHAEVVAHKVGEPFGTLVLAIAVTVIEVALIVSVMLSAGPEKAGLARDTVFAAVMIICNGIVGLCLFVGALHHREQAFQAPGANAAMATLVALLVLTMVLPNFTSTTPGPVLSPSQLAFSGAMSLVLYGCFVFVQTVRHRDYFLVEGTNDENEHAPPPPARVAAMSGGLLIVALVAVVALAKMLSPSVEAAVANAGAPAAVVGVVIAALVLLPEGLAALRAAQTDRLQTSLNLALGSALASIGLTIPTVAAVFITIGRPLELGLGPKEMVLLFLTMIVASLTLGMGRTTILQGVVHLVIFAAYLFMTIVP from the coding sequence ATGGCGACGTCGAACAAACTGCCCGGCTGGACGATCGGGGCCCCAATTGCCGCATGGGTGGCCTTCGGTATCGGTCTTGCCGCGCCCGAATCGGGCTGGATCATTGCCATCATGGCGATCGCACTGGCCGGCGCGGTCTTCTCTGCCGTGCATCACGCCGAAGTCGTCGCGCACAAGGTGGGCGAGCCGTTCGGCACGCTCGTGCTCGCCATCGCGGTAACCGTCATCGAAGTCGCGCTGATTGTCTCCGTCATGCTGTCGGCCGGCCCAGAAAAAGCGGGCCTCGCGCGCGACACCGTGTTCGCGGCCGTCATGATCATCTGCAACGGCATCGTCGGCCTCTGCCTGTTCGTCGGCGCGCTCCATCATCGCGAGCAGGCCTTCCAGGCCCCGGGCGCCAATGCGGCCATGGCCACGCTGGTCGCGCTGCTGGTGCTGACCATGGTCCTGCCGAACTTCACGAGCACCACGCCGGGCCCGGTCCTGTCGCCGTCGCAACTCGCGTTCTCGGGTGCGATGTCGCTGGTGCTCTATGGCTGTTTCGTCTTCGTGCAGACGGTCCGCCACCGGGACTACTTTCTCGTGGAAGGGACGAACGACGAGAACGAACACGCGCCGCCTCCGCCCGCGCGTGTCGCAGCCATGAGCGGTGGCTTGCTGATCGTGGCGCTGGTGGCCGTGGTCGCGCTGGCCAAGATGCTGTCGCCGTCGGTGGAAGCGGCCGTGGCCAATGCGGGCGCGCCCGCCGCCGTGGTGGGCGTCGTCATCGCGGCCCTCGTGCTGCTGCCGGAAGGACTGGCCGCGCTGCGCGCCGCGCAGACCGATCGCCTGCAGACCAGCCTCAACCTCGCGCTGGGATCGGCACTGGCCAGTATCGGCCTGACGATTCCGACCGTGGCCGCGGTGTTCATCACCATCGGCCGGCCGCTGGAACTCGGGCTGGGCCCGAAGGAGATGGTGCTGCTGTTCCTGACGATGATCGTGGCGTCGCTGACGCTCGGCATGGGCCGCACGACGATCCTCCAGGGCGTGGTGCACCTGGTGATCTTCGCCGCCTACCTCTTCATGACCATCGTGCCCTGA
- a CDS encoding TetR/AcrR family transcriptional regulator has protein sequence MATQSARDRILDTAARLFYRDGYRATGVDRIIAESGVAKMSLYRHFPSKNDLIAAYLERRHDFWMGWFEAAVTRQLALRRNLDVLADALAEWFTSDEYRGCAFINVVAEAGGGAGDDPRLLEHAVSHKASLEDYLVQLASDLGLTNPQEVAAEAMLCVEGMIVRYQMRSDDAVIAAGRRLLGRLHQDAARQ, from the coding sequence ATGGCTACGCAATCGGCCCGGGACCGGATTCTCGACACCGCCGCACGGCTCTTTTACCGTGACGGCTACCGCGCGACCGGCGTGGACCGGATCATTGCCGAGTCGGGCGTCGCCAAGATGTCTCTGTACCGGCATTTCCCCTCCAAGAACGACCTGATCGCCGCTTACCTCGAGCGGCGGCACGATTTCTGGATGGGCTGGTTCGAGGCCGCCGTGACGCGCCAGCTTGCGCTGCGGCGCAATCTCGACGTCCTGGCCGACGCGCTTGCCGAGTGGTTCACCAGCGACGAGTACCGCGGCTGCGCGTTTATCAACGTGGTGGCCGAGGCTGGCGGCGGGGCGGGCGACGACCCGCGGCTGCTCGAGCATGCGGTCTCGCACAAGGCCTCGCTCGAGGACTACCTCGTGCAGCTGGCTTCGGACCTTGGCCTGACCAACCCTCAGGAGGTCGCGGCCGAGGCCATGCTCTGTGTCGAGGGGATGATCGTCCGATATCAGATGCGGTCCGACGACGCGGTCATCGCCGCCGGGCGTCGATTGCTGGGCCGGTTACATCAGGACGCGGCCCGGCAATGA
- a CDS encoding dihydrolipoyl dehydrogenase, whose amino-acid sequence MTTIQTDVAIIGAGTAGLAAYRAATAAGKRAVIIEGGPYGTTCARVGCMPSKLLIAAAEAAHEARHTSAFGVHIDGEIRVDGREVMARVRGERDRFVGFVVRGVEGIPDADRIRGYASFVEDTVLKIDDGTIVQAGRVVIATGSSPAVPPAFSVFGDRLIVNDDVFSWEDLPESVAVFGPGVIGLELGQALSRLGVRVRVFGKGGAVGPLTDPAIRAYAAQAFNQEFSLDIDAKIVDMRREGDEALISFVDAATGDTVTERFAYVLAATGRKPNVANLGLANTSVTLDVRGLPVFDAETLQCGTAPIFIAGDANDVLPLLHEAADEGRLAGENAAAWPQVKAISRRASLGVVFSDPQIAMVGKRHADLGDGTYVTGEVSFEDQGRSRVMLKNRGLMHVYADIETDRFLGAEWIGPRAENIAHLLAWSYQQGLTVTQMLAMPFYHPVVEEGLRTALRDADARLATARLKLAA is encoded by the coding sequence ATGACCACCATCCAGACCGACGTCGCCATCATCGGCGCGGGTACCGCAGGCCTTGCAGCGTATCGCGCGGCTACCGCCGCGGGCAAGCGCGCCGTGATCATCGAAGGCGGCCCTTATGGCACCACCTGCGCCCGCGTGGGCTGCATGCCCTCGAAGCTGCTGATCGCCGCGGCCGAGGCCGCGCACGAGGCGCGTCATACGTCGGCATTCGGCGTGCACATCGATGGCGAGATCCGCGTCGATGGCCGCGAGGTCATGGCACGTGTGCGTGGCGAGCGCGATCGCTTCGTCGGCTTTGTGGTGCGCGGTGTGGAGGGCATTCCCGACGCGGACCGGATTCGTGGCTATGCGTCGTTCGTGGAAGACACGGTGCTGAAGATCGACGACGGCACGATCGTGCAGGCTGGCCGCGTGGTGATCGCCACCGGTTCGAGCCCCGCCGTGCCGCCCGCGTTCTCGGTGTTCGGTGACCGCCTGATCGTCAACGACGATGTGTTCTCGTGGGAGGACCTGCCCGAGAGCGTCGCCGTGTTCGGCCCGGGCGTGATCGGCCTCGAACTCGGGCAGGCACTGTCCCGGCTGGGCGTGCGCGTGCGCGTGTTCGGCAAGGGCGGTGCGGTCGGTCCGCTCACGGATCCCGCTATCCGTGCCTACGCGGCGCAGGCGTTCAATCAGGAGTTCTCGCTCGATATCGACGCGAAGATCGTTGATATGCGCCGCGAGGGCGACGAGGCTCTGATCTCGTTCGTCGATGCCGCCACGGGTGACACCGTGACCGAGCGCTTTGCCTACGTGCTGGCCGCGACGGGCCGCAAGCCCAACGTCGCGAACCTTGGCCTGGCGAATACGAGCGTGACGCTCGACGTGCGCGGCCTGCCGGTGTTCGACGCGGAAACGCTCCAATGTGGGACGGCGCCGATCTTTATCGCCGGCGATGCCAACGACGTGCTGCCGCTGTTGCACGAGGCCGCCGACGAAGGCCGTCTGGCCGGCGAGAACGCGGCCGCATGGCCGCAGGTCAAGGCGATCTCGCGCCGCGCATCGCTGGGCGTGGTGTTCTCCGATCCGCAGATCGCGATGGTCGGCAAGCGCCATGCGGATCTCGGCGACGGCACCTATGTGACGGGCGAGGTCAGCTTCGAGGATCAGGGCCGCAGCCGCGTCATGCTCAAGAACCGCGGGCTGATGCACGTGTACGCCGATATCGAGACGGACCGCTTTCTGGGTGCCGAATGGATCGGCCCCCGCGCGGAGAACATCGCGCACCTGCTTGCATGGTCGTATCAGCAGGGTCTGACCGTCACGCAGATGCTGGCCATGCCGTTCTACCACCCGGTGGTGGAAGAAGGCCTGCGCACCGCGCTGCGCGATGCGGATGCCCGGCTCGCGACGGCGCGCCTGAAACTGGCGGCCTGA
- a CDS encoding glutathione peroxidase, with product MLQSREGQRVPNVTFRVRENNEWKNVTTAELFEGKNVVLFSLPGAFTPTCSSTHLPRYNELAPVFAKHGVDAILCVSVNDTFVMNEWAKDQESANIVMIPDGNGEFTDGMGMLVDKADLGFGKRSWRYSMYVKNGVVDKMFIEPEEPGDPFKVSDADTMLAHVAPNATKPDQVVVFSKVGCSFCAKAKQLLSDHGYEYIDVPLEHKVRGKVLGAISGNMTAPQVFINGSLIGGAEAVEEYLKKAA from the coding sequence ATGCTGCAATCCCGTGAAGGCCAACGCGTACCCAACGTGACTTTCCGCGTTCGCGAGAACAACGAATGGAAGAACGTGACCACCGCCGAGCTGTTCGAAGGCAAGAACGTGGTGCTGTTCTCGCTGCCGGGCGCCTTTACGCCGACGTGCTCGTCCACCCATCTGCCGCGCTACAACGAGCTGGCACCGGTGTTCGCCAAGCATGGCGTCGATGCCATCCTGTGCGTGTCGGTCAACGATACGTTCGTGATGAACGAGTGGGCGAAGGACCAGGAGTCCGCGAACATCGTGATGATCCCCGACGGCAACGGCGAGTTCACCGACGGCATGGGCATGCTGGTGGACAAGGCCGACCTCGGCTTCGGCAAGCGCAGCTGGCGCTATTCGATGTACGTGAAGAACGGCGTGGTGGACAAGATGTTCATCGAGCCGGAAGAGCCGGGCGACCCGTTCAAGGTTTCGGACGCCGACACGATGCTGGCCCACGTCGCGCCGAACGCGACCAAGCCCGATCAGGTGGTGGTGTTCTCGAAGGTGGGCTGTTCGTTCTGTGCCAAGGCCAAGCAGCTGCTGAGCGACCACGGCTACGAGTACATCGACGTGCCGCTGGAGCACAAGGTGCGTGGCAAGGTGCTGGGCGCGATCTCCGGCAACATGACGGCGCCGCAGGTCTTCATCAACGGCAGCCTGATCGGCGGTGCCGAGGCCGTCGAGGAATATCTGAAGAAGGCCGCCTGA
- a CDS encoding DUF1348 family protein produces the protein MSNQPEVRPPVPPFTRETALAKVRGAEDGWNSRDPQRVSLAYTVNSAWRNRAEFVNGREQIVEFLTRKWNKELDYRLIKELWAYEGNRIAVRYAYEWHDDSGHWFRSYGNENWEFDENGLMQRRFACINDMPIKESDRKFHWPLGRRPDDHPSLSDLGL, from the coding sequence ATGTCGAATCAGCCGGAAGTTCGTCCCCCCGTTCCGCCGTTCACCCGCGAAACCGCCCTTGCCAAGGTCCGAGGGGCCGAAGACGGCTGGAACAGCCGCGATCCGCAGCGTGTATCGCTGGCCTACACGGTCAACAGCGCCTGGCGCAACCGCGCCGAATTCGTGAACGGCCGCGAGCAGATCGTGGAATTCCTGACCCGCAAGTGGAACAAGGAGCTGGACTACCGCCTGATCAAGGAGCTGTGGGCGTACGAAGGTAACCGCATCGCAGTACGCTATGCGTACGAGTGGCATGACGACTCGGGCCACTGGTTCCGTTCCTACGGCAACGAGAACTGGGAGTTCGACGAGAACGGCCTGATGCAGCGCCGCTTTGCGTGCATCAACGACATGCCGATCAAGGAATCGGACCGCAAGTTCCACTGGCCGCTCGGGCGCCGTCCCGACGATCACCCCAGCCTGAGCGATCTCGGCCTGTAA
- a CDS encoding class I SAM-dependent methyltransferase has protein sequence MTTSSTTGQDAPQVDLAALKGRQQAAWASGDYAVIGTTLQLVGELLAEACDLRYDETVLDVAAGNGNATLAAARRGCKVTSTDYVGALLERGAERARAERFDVTFQEADAEALPFGDASFDAVLSTFGVMFAPDQPRCAAEMMRVCRPGGRIGMANWTPQGFIGQVFKTLGGYVPPPAGVSPPSRWGVEEHLHALFDPHGATIAVTPRKFRFRYRSAAHFIDVFRQWYGPVHKAFAALPPDRADALARDLTDLLNSLNTAGKDSLVVPSEYLEVVMTRR, from the coding sequence ATGACGACTTCTTCCACGACAGGCCAGGATGCTCCGCAGGTAGACCTGGCCGCGCTCAAGGGCCGCCAGCAGGCGGCATGGGCCAGCGGAGACTACGCGGTCATCGGCACGACGTTGCAGCTCGTCGGCGAGCTGCTTGCCGAAGCCTGCGACCTCCGTTACGACGAAACCGTGCTCGACGTGGCCGCCGGCAACGGCAATGCGACGCTCGCCGCCGCGCGCCGCGGCTGCAAGGTGACCTCCACCGACTATGTGGGCGCGCTGCTGGAGCGCGGCGCCGAACGCGCGCGCGCCGAGCGCTTCGACGTGACGTTCCAGGAGGCCGATGCCGAAGCCTTGCCATTCGGCGACGCGAGTTTCGACGCGGTGCTATCGACGTTCGGCGTGATGTTCGCCCCGGACCAGCCTCGCTGCGCGGCCGAGATGATGCGGGTCTGCCGGCCCGGCGGCCGCATCGGGATGGCCAACTGGACGCCGCAGGGTTTTATCGGCCAGGTATTCAAGACGCTGGGCGGATACGTGCCGCCGCCCGCGGGTGTCTCGCCGCCGTCCCGATGGGGCGTGGAGGAGCATCTGCACGCGTTGTTCGACCCCCACGGCGCGACCATTGCGGTGACCCCGCGCAAATTCCGGTTCCGCTACCGCTCGGCCGCGCATTTCATCGACGTGTTCCGCCAGTGGTACGGGCCCGTGCACAAGGCCTTTGCCGCGCTGCCGCCGGACCGCGCCGACGCCCTGGCACGCGACCTCACCGATCTGCTGAACAGCCTGAACACCGCGGGCAAGGACTCGCTCGTGGTGCCAAGCGAGTATCTGGAAGTGGTCATGACCAGGCGCTGA
- a CDS encoding alpha/beta fold hydrolase: protein MPTLKQQIRLCTSLDGVRLAYAISGSGPPLVKAANWMSHLEFDVASPVWSHMMCSLSEDHTLVRYDERGCGLSDRHVDDLSFHAWLRDLETIVDATGVDRFPLLGISQGASIAVAYAVKHPQRVTHLILHGGYARGRLKRNPTPEMREEAELMTRLAELGWGQENPAFRQFFTTQFIPGGTAAQHRWFNELERVSTSPRNAARFMRIFNDIDVVELLPQVTCPTLVLHAVRDARVPFDEGRLIASLIPHAHFVPLESGNHLLPEDEPAWDRWLEEVRAFLPACDVIDDPAFMTLTRRERDVVVLIAQGRDNAQIAAHLGLCEKTVRNHITNIFSKLEVENRAQAIVLAREAGYDGRRA from the coding sequence ATGCCGACGCTCAAGCAGCAGATTCGCCTCTGCACCAGCCTCGACGGAGTCAGGCTTGCATACGCCATCTCCGGTAGCGGCCCGCCCCTCGTCAAGGCCGCGAACTGGATGAGCCACCTCGAATTCGATGTGGCGAGCCCGGTGTGGAGCCACATGATGTGCTCGCTCTCCGAGGACCACACGTTGGTGCGCTACGACGAGCGCGGCTGCGGGCTGTCCGACCGGCACGTCGACGATCTTTCGTTCCATGCATGGCTGCGCGATCTGGAGACGATCGTCGATGCGACGGGCGTCGATCGGTTTCCGCTGCTGGGGATCTCGCAGGGCGCCTCGATCGCCGTGGCCTACGCGGTCAAGCATCCCCAGCGCGTCACGCATCTGATCCTGCACGGCGGCTATGCGCGCGGCCGACTCAAGCGCAATCCCACGCCCGAGATGCGCGAGGAAGCCGAATTGATGACGCGCCTCGCCGAACTGGGGTGGGGGCAGGAGAACCCCGCCTTCCGGCAGTTCTTCACGACGCAGTTCATCCCGGGCGGCACGGCCGCCCAGCACCGCTGGTTCAACGAGCTCGAGCGCGTTTCCACGTCACCGCGCAATGCGGCGCGCTTCATGCGCATCTTCAACGACATCGACGTGGTGGAGCTGCTCCCGCAGGTCACGTGTCCGACGCTGGTCCTGCATGCGGTACGCGACGCGCGCGTGCCGTTCGACGAAGGCAGGCTGATTGCCAGCCTGATTCCCCACGCGCACTTCGTGCCGCTCGAGAGTGGCAATCACTTGCTGCCGGAAGACGAGCCCGCATGGGACAGGTGGCTCGAGGAAGTCCGCGCGTTCCTCCCCGCATGCGACGTTATCGACGATCCGGCATTCATGACGCTCACGCGACGCGAGCGCGACGTGGTGGTGCTGATCGCGCAAGGCCGCGACAACGCACAGATTGCCGCGCATCTGGGGTTATGCGAAAAAACCGTGCGCAACCACATCACGAACATCTTCTCGAAGCTCGAGGTGGAGAATCGCGCGCAAGCCATCGTGCTCGCGCGCGAGGCGGGCTATGACGGCCGCCGCGCATGA
- a CDS encoding Bug family tripartite tricarboxylate transporter substrate binding protein → MTTPLRRTLCQCSIAALSSLVAFAPGAQAQGGYPTKPVVLVVPFPAGGAVDIIGRVVGKPLGEALGQPVVIENRAGAGTIVGASYVSKAAPDGYTLLISSGSTFTVNPAIKPSLPYDPIKSFEPVGQVTRVPLIIVANRAVPVDNLKQMVSAVNAAPGKYVYGSFGTGTTGHFAGEMLLHATGMKLQHIPYKGSAPAIADLIGGQIPFSVDTVAASLPHIRSGKLKAIAVTGSTRASLLPDVPTVAEAGYPGFDADAWVAIAAPRGLPADVKAKLQAAVAKVMTDPEVKQKLLANGLEPKYESADHVAATIDKELPRMRMIAQRAGIQDD, encoded by the coding sequence ATGACCACACCACTACGCCGTACTCTGTGCCAGTGCAGCATCGCCGCGCTGTCGTCTCTTGTTGCGTTCGCACCAGGCGCTCAGGCGCAGGGGGGATATCCAACGAAGCCCGTGGTGCTGGTCGTGCCGTTTCCCGCGGGCGGTGCCGTCGATATCATCGGGCGCGTCGTGGGCAAGCCGCTGGGCGAAGCGCTCGGGCAGCCCGTGGTCATCGAGAATCGTGCGGGCGCGGGCACCATCGTCGGCGCGAGCTATGTATCGAAAGCCGCGCCCGATGGCTATACGCTGCTGATCAGTTCGGGTTCGACGTTCACGGTCAACCCGGCCATCAAGCCGAGCCTGCCGTATGACCCGATCAAGAGCTTCGAGCCCGTGGGTCAGGTGACGCGCGTGCCGCTGATCATCGTCGCCAATCGCGCGGTGCCCGTGGACAACCTCAAGCAGATGGTCAGCGCGGTCAACGCGGCGCCGGGCAAGTATGTCTATGGCTCGTTCGGCACGGGTACCACCGGACATTTCGCGGGCGAGATGCTGCTCCATGCCACGGGCATGAAGCTCCAGCACATTCCGTACAAAGGCAGCGCGCCCGCGATCGCGGATCTGATCGGCGGGCAGATTCCGTTCTCCGTCGATACGGTGGCTGCCTCGCTGCCGCATATCCGCAGCGGCAAGCTCAAGGCCATCGCGGTGACCGGCAGCACACGCGCGTCGCTGCTGCCCGACGTGCCCACGGTCGCGGAAGCGGGCTACCCCGGTTTCGATGCGGACGCCTGGGTCGCGATTGCCGCGCCGCGCGGCCTGCCTGCCGACGTCAAGGCAAAGCTGCAGGCAGCCGTCGCCAAGGTCATGACCGACCCAGAGGTCAAGCAGAAGCTGCTGGCCAACGGGCTCGAACCGAAGTACGAGTCCGCCGATCATGTCGCCGCGACCATCGACAAGGAACTGCCGCGCATGCGCATGATCGCGCAGCGGGCAGGCATCCAGGACGATTGA
- a CDS encoding bacterioferritin yields MADQPFLTDIKTLRERARKHIEEGAVTAGYDAERSTVINLLNDALATEIVCTLRYRRHYFMAKGPTSKSVAAEFLEHSNEEQGHADQIAERIVQLGGEPNFSPEGLLTRSHAEYVEGSSLTDMIKENLVAERIAIDSYREIVQYLGDKDPTTRRLMEDILAVEEEHADDMSDLLAANTNANH; encoded by the coding sequence ATGGCCGACCAACCGTTCCTGACGGATATCAAGACTCTGCGAGAGCGCGCCCGCAAGCACATCGAAGAAGGCGCCGTGACGGCCGGTTACGATGCGGAGCGATCCACGGTGATCAACCTGCTCAATGACGCGCTGGCGACGGAGATCGTCTGCACGCTGCGTTATCGCCGCCACTATTTCATGGCGAAGGGCCCGACTTCGAAGAGCGTGGCCGCCGAGTTCCTCGAGCATTCGAACGAGGAACAGGGCCATGCGGACCAGATCGCCGAGCGCATCGTGCAGCTCGGCGGCGAACCGAACTTCTCGCCCGAGGGGCTGCTGACGCGCAGCCACGCCGAGTATGTCGAAGGGTCTTCGCTGACCGACATGATCAAGGAGAACCTCGTCGCCGAACGCATCGCGATCGATTCGTATCGCGAGATCGTGCAGTACCTCGGAGACAAGGACCCGACCACGCGCCGGCTCATGGAAGACATCCTGGCGGTGGAAGAAGAGCACGCGGACGACATGTCGGATCTGCTGGCCGCGAATACCAACGCCAATCACTGA